One segment of Clavelina lepadiformis chromosome 2, kaClaLepa1.1, whole genome shotgun sequence DNA contains the following:
- the LOC143446815 gene encoding uncharacterized protein LOC143446815, with protein MSDKKFAIVHFYEEDNVAVVHKSWIKATKDGITCFWPPKGAIKGTAVCKAVEKGIPPCGDWNQFAAKILKETDNYKSARKKCEKAVNATHICSEDLDTTDVESKRKIRPPSRLEESNSDNDASNHWESDQSKPKRKKLFLQHSTPPPVVPEMPNTQERSANTSFTTPILVASSVTSQETDVQASALHQLPTERERPSTILLLERIWGQVKQNSVMLQSLHRQFVEGQIPSTSSVEHFNLPIDSFEDFDRVESLLAEKSQARVFISYLETIGGITAKDVISMMLSKLLTCELATNCNWMGKSHTHKTGMHSSQLAKAVIGE; from the exons ATGAgtgataaaaagtttgcaattgtGCACTTCTATGAAGAAGACAATGTCGCCGTCGTTCATAAGTCATGGATAAAGGCTACAAAGGATGGAATAACTTGCTTCTGGCCCCCTAAAGGTGCAATCAAGGGAACAGCTGTTTGCAAGGCAGTAGAAAAAGGAATTCCACCATGTGGAGATTGGAATCAATTTGCTGCTAAAATCTTGAAGGAAACGG ATAATTATAAGAGTGCTAGAAAAAAGTGTGAAAAAGCAGTAAATGCAACTCATATCTGCTCAGAAGATTTAGACACTACCGACGTTGAAAGTAAAAGGAA AATTCGACCTCCATCTCGACTTGAAGAATCAAATTCTGACAATGATGCCAG TAACCACTGGGAATCAGACCAATCCAAACccaaaaggaaaaaattgtttttacaacattCAACACCACCACCTGTTGTTCCAGAAATGCCTAACACCCAGGAAAGAAG TGCAAATACTTCTTTTACAACACCCATTTTAGTTGCAAG TTCTGTGACTTCTCAAGAAACTGATGTACAGGCAAGTGCGTTACATCAATTGCCCACAGAACG TGAGAGACCATCTACTATTCTCTTACTTGAAAGAATTTGGGGacaagtaaaacaaaacagtgtAATGCTCCAGTCTCTTCATCGCCAATTTGTGGAAGGGCAGATACCGTCCACTTCTTCTGTGGAACACTTCAACTTGCCGATAGATTCATTTGAGGATTTTGATAGGGTGGAATCACTGCTAGCAGAGAAATCACAAGCGCGTGTTTTT atttccTATCTAGAAACAATAGGTGGCATAACAGCAAAAGATGTTATCAGCATGATGTTGAGCAAATTGTTGACCTGTGAACTGGCAACCAATTGTAATTGGATGGGAAAGAGTCATACTCATAAGACAGGAATGCATTCTTCACAACTCGCAAAAGCTGTTATAGGTGAATAA